A window of the Scophthalmus maximus strain ysfricsl-2021 chromosome 8, ASM2237912v1, whole genome shotgun sequence genome harbors these coding sequences:
- the LOC118312269 gene encoding toll-like receptor 2, whose product MNILAFIVFVPLPVHRSFPLSGPRCHIREKSLWDCSRQNLSKIPAAPSEHVAGLDVSRNRLETIAKEDFLAYASLRSLTVANNKIETIQEQAFVPLANLEKLDLSVNSLATLSAGWFKNLLSLRYLNLWGNKYETLGEGNLFQPLDKLKTLHFGGPHLVSVGRSDFSGLSGLRELFFDGTNLQNYAEGSLRHVGPVSHVTLALNGPCERDQALVEVVLSDAVRPNTTLTVTDTLLYTKSQALPFKVAYDGGATGFIFKKVTMTSAACMAFLHLLPGSGITTLTLEDSRFLLYPLGGIAPAPDTGPLEALVLKNVDVPQFYNFPALYFLSPLLRAVRRASVVNCKVYAIPCESSADLSGLEYLDISDNSFSDIALSQMMCGGKGVLPRLRTLNVSRNHLRSINSRIFAELGRLTSIDLSGNAFGDMPETCDWPPSLRFLNLSATHLTRATACLPGSLHILDLSDNELTVFHIGLPVLTELYISGNKISMLPDGGLYPRLVSISIQSNNLQTFSRRSLSDYVALRRLEAAAETFVCSCDFVAFMASDWAKRRVRLGDEVKSYVCESPDAARGTSVADVRLSAFQCHAVLSLSLLCSGVAAALLLTAGLCHRFSVVWYAEMTWAWLSAKRKPKLRRGELEYDAFVSFSEMDSGWVEAHLVPELEQSEPPLRLCLHKRDFVPGAWILDNIMGAIERSHKTLFVLSQHFVRSEWCKYELDYTHFRLFDQNDDTVVLILLEPIDKRAVPKKFCRLRRVMHSRTYLEWPDDDSQIAGFWQSLRAAIKRPVTDGS is encoded by the coding sequence ATGAACATCCTGGCGTTTATCGTGTTCGTCCCTCTGCCGGTGCATCGAAGCTTCCCCCTCTCCGGACCCCGCTGTCACATCCGTGAGAAGTCTTTGTGGGACTGCTCGAGGCAAAACCTGAGCAAAATCCCCGCAGCCCCCTCGGAGCACGTCGCCGGACTGGACGTCTCGCGCAACAGACTGGAGACGATAGCGAAAGAGGATTTCCTCGCGTATGCCAGCTTAAGGTCTTTGACCGTGGCCAATAACAAAATCGAAACGATCCAGGAGCAAGCGTTTGTCCCGCTGGCCAATTTGGAGAAGTTGGATCTGTCCGTGAACAGCTTGGCTACGTTGTCTGCAGGGTGGTTTAAGAACCTGTTGTCCCTTCGCTACTTGAATCTTTGGGGAAACAAATACGAGACATTGGGTGAGGGCAATCTATTCCAGCCGCTGGACAAATTGAAGACCCTTCACTTCGGAGGACCCCACCTCGTGTCTGTCGGACGGTCGGACTTCTCCGGGCTCAGTGGTCTTCGTGAGCTGTTTTTTGACGGGACAAACCTACAAAACTACGCAGAGGGCAGTTTGAGACACGTTGGGCCCGTGAGCCACGTGACACTGGCCCTTAATGGTCCATGTGAGAGGGACCAAGCACTCGTGGAGGTTGTCCTGTCGGACGCCGTGCGCCCAAACACGACGCTGACCGTCACCGACACGCTGCTCTACACCAAGTCTCAAGCGCTTCCGTTTAAAGTGGCCTACGACGGCGGCGCAAcaggtttcatttttaaaaaggtgaccATGACGTCCGCAGCGTGTATGGCCTTTCTACATTTGCTGCCGGGCTCTGGTATAACTACATTGACACTTGAAGATTCAAGATTCCTCTTGTACCCTCTGGGCGGCATTGCGCCGGCCCCGGACACGGGCCCTTTGGAGGCGTTGGTCCTCAAGAACGTGGACGTTCCTCAGTTCTACAATTTCCCGGCCCTCTACTTCCTGTCCCCGCTGCTGCGGGCGGTGCGACGTGCGTCCGTGGTGAACTGCAAGGTGTACGCCATTCCCTGCGAGTCCTCCGCTGACCTGTCGGGGCTGGAGTATTTGGATATCAGTGACAACTCTTTCAGCGATATCGCGCTGAGCCAAATGATGTGTGGCGGCAAAGGCGTCCTCCCGCGTCTGCGGACCCTCAACGTCAGCAGGAACCACCTGCGGTCAATCAACAGCCGGATCTTCGCCGAACTCGGGCGGCTCACGAGCATCGACTTGAGTGGAAACGCGTTTGGGGACATGCCTGAGACGTGCGACTGGCCGCCGAGTCTCAGATTCTTAAACCTCTCAGCAACACATTTGACGAGGGCGACCGCCTGTCTGCCGGGGAGTTTGCACATCCTCGATCTGTCGGACAATGAATTAACGGTGTTCCACATCGGCCTGCCCGTCCTCACCGAGTTATACATCTCCGGCAACAAGATCAGTATGTTGCCCGATGGCGGTTTATACCCTCGTCTCGTGTCCATCTCCATTCAAAGCAACAACCTGCAGACGTTCAGCCGTCGCAGTCTCAGTGATTACGTCGCTCTGCGGCGTCTGGAGGCTGCGGCTGAAACGTTCGTCTGCTCGTGTGACTTTGTCGCGTTCATGGCGAGCGACTGGGCGAAGCGCCGAGTGCGACTCGGAGACGAGGTCAAGTCGTACGTCTGCGAGTCCCCGGACGCCGCGAGGGGAACGAGCGTGGCCGACGTGAGGCTGTCGGCGTTCCAGTGCCACGCCGTTCTATCTCTTTCTCTACTCTGCTCGGGCGTCGCGGCAGCGCTCCTGCTCACCGCAGGTCTGTGTCACAGGTTCAGCGTTGTGTGGTACGCGGAGATGACCTGGGCCTGGCTGAGCGCAAAGAGGAAGCCAAAGTTGAGAAGGGGAGAGCTCGAGTATGACGCCTTTGTGTCCTTCAGTGAGATGGACTCCGGCTGGGTGGAAGCGCACCTGGTCCCGGAGCTCGAGCAGTCCGAGCCCCCTCTCCGACTCTGCCTCCACAAGAGGGATTTTGTGCCGGGGGCATGGATCCTGGACAACATCATGGGCGCCATCGAGAGGAGTCACAAGACGCTCTTCGTCCTTTCTCAGCATTTCGTCCGGAGCGAATGGTGCAAGTACGAGCTGGACTACACCCATTTTCGGCTGTTCGACCAAAACGACGACACGGTCGTGCTGATTCTCTTGGAGCCCATCGACAAAAGGGCCGTCCCCAAAAAGTTCTGTAGGCTGCGGAGAGTCATGCACTCCAGGACGTACCTGGAGTGGCCCGATGATGACAGCCAGATTGCCGGGTTCTGGCAGAGTTTGAGAGCAGCTATTAAAAGACCTGTGACTGATGGGAGTTAA
- the LOC118312271 gene encoding protein PERCC1 has protein sequence MAAGVIRNFFVQAPARAYFPLLFQHSPRKEDDGEAEEKLREKPEEREDDGEEDEESEAQEEEEEEEGEEEGEEQQQCSGQVFLRPAHCALDVTKQLLAFADLISRDVQRYFGRCAGDTEACDIYSDSVSVTTGGRLRYYDDLLRIARAGSPGEQESGLVTRADRDAVGFAKGTTGLGPLAELFDHVAPGQGRGRPMAKRHLPLSFWTEPLPRCPLVSFSDAPSQGGTRGDADAHMPFVNTLAHHSAHPLDSNQPDFSDLLANWDPNPELIHTLTENTHMQH, from the coding sequence ATGGCGGCCGGCGTCATCAGGAACTTCTTCGTCCAGGCTCCGGCTCGGGCCTACTTCCCGCTGCTTTTCCAGCACTCGCCGCGCAAAGAGGACgacggagaggcagaggagaagctCCGGGAAAAgccggaggagagggaagacgacggggaggaggacgaagaatCGGaagcgcaggaggaggaagaagaagaagaaggagaagaagaaggagaagaacaacaacaatgctCAGGGCAGGTTTTCCTCCGCCCGGCCCACTGTGCTTTGGATGTGACCAAGCAGCTGCTGGCGTTCGCAGACCTCATCAGTCGCGACGTTCAGAGGTATTTCGGTCGCTGCGCCGGCGACACGGAGGCCTGTGACATCTACAGCGACTCCGTCTCGGTCACGACCGGCGGGCGCCTTCGCTACTACGATGACCTCCTGAGAATAGCGAGGGCGGGCAGCCCGGGGGAGCAAGAGAGCGGCCTTGTGACTCGTGCCGACCGGGACGCGGTTGGCTTCGCCAAGGGCACCACCGGCCTGGGGCCCCTGGCCGAACTGTTCGACCACGTGGCCCCGGGTCAGGGCCGCGGCCGGCCGATGGCCAAGCGGCATCTCCCGCTCAGCTTCTGGACGGAGCCGCTGCCCCGCTGCCCCCTGGTCAGCTTCAGTGACGCACCTTCGCAGGGCGGCACGCGCGGCGACGCTGACGCGCACATGCCCTTCGTCAACACGCTCGCGCACCACAGCGCTCATCCCCTCGACAGCAACCAGCCGGACTTCAGCGACTTGCTGGCAAACTGGGACCCGAACCCGGAGCTCATACACACCCTGACGGAGAACACGCACATGCAGCACTGA